The following proteins are co-located in the Silene latifolia isolate original U9 population chromosome 1, ASM4854445v1, whole genome shotgun sequence genome:
- the LOC141606437 gene encoding uncharacterized protein LOC141606437 isoform X2, protein MTEQKEFDVAVPLTVPGHASDPCPCLHISLSLLEVRTAQDSGDSLHRSIVPLSSSPPQSGDTLPAEKDELSALKAGLRKVKILTEYVSTRRTKKACREEESSEDGDYPFDSDSFEEFGEGEIDEGKEEASVRKSFSYGTLAYANYFGGSFFSSMRVSSQDEDWIYYSQQKSDVECSVREDATGSVSESPLMQTTKRSILPWRKRKLNFRSPKAKGEPLLKKAYAEEGGDDIDFDRRQLSSDESVSLGCLKSDEDSAANRLSVSEFGDDYFAVGSWDQKEIVSRDGHMKLYAEVFFASIDQMSERAAGESACTALVAVIADWFHNNCGTMPIKSQFDSLIREGSLEWRRLCMNETYRERFPDKHFDLETVLQAKIRPLSVDTGKSFIGFFHPEEAEEGKFDFLHGAMSFDGIWVEITRVGLDNSSVSEPYVYVVSWNDHFFILKVELDAYYIIDTLGERLYEGCNQAYILKFDRNTKIVKLQDSLPSSDDKPVLDQSTEGAEPGPTNGAVLSTADEPTKHEEEEVVCQGKEACKDYIKNFLAALPLRELLVDLKKGLVTSPPLHRLQIELHYTQIQPPLAVEPVNLTTNVAHEMEVAITECH, encoded by the exons ATGACTGAACAGAAAGAATTTGATGTGGCCGTTCCTCTGACAGTTCCAGGCCATGCTTCCGACCCTTGCCCTTGCTTACAT ATATCTTTGAGCCTGTTGGAAGTTAGAACTGCTCAAGATTCCGGAGATTCGCTTCATCGCTCGATAGTTCCTTTGTCTTCATCTCCACCCCAATCGGGAGATACACTGCCAGCAGAGAAAGACGAACTTTCTGCACTCAAAGCTGGACTAAGAAAAGTTAAAATTCTGACAGAATATGTATCAACCAGAAGAACAAAGAAGGCTTGTCGTGAGGAAGAGAGTAGTGAAGACGGTGATTATCCATTTGATTCGGATTCGTTTGAGGAATTCGGCGAAGGAGAGATCGATGAAGGAAAGGAGGAAGCTAGTGTTAGAAAGTCTTTTAGTTATGGGACTCTGGCTTATGCTAATTATTTTGGAGGTTCATTCTTCTCTAGCATGCGGGTTAGTAGCCAGGATGAAGATTGGATTTACTACAGTCAACAGAAGTCAGACGTTGAGTGCTCAGTCAGAGAAGATGCAACTGGTTCAGTTTCTGAGTCGCCTTTAATGCAAACCACGAAGCGTAGTATCCTTCCTTGGAGAAAGAGGAAGCTAAACTTCAGATCTCCTAAAGCTAAGGGAGAACCATTGCTAAAGAAGGCGTATGCTGAAGAAGGCGGAGATGATATTGACTTTGATAGACGGCAGCTTAGCTCTGATGAATCTGTCTCACTTGGG TGTCTCAAGTCTGATGAAGATTCGGCAGCAAATAGGTTATCAGTGTCAGAATTTGGAGATGATTACTTTGCCGTGGGCAGCTGGGACCAAAAAGAAATCGTTAGCCGTGATGGGCATATGAAACTTTATGCAGAGGTATTCTTTGCTTCAATTGATCAGATGAGTGAGAGGGCAGCCGGTGAAAGTGCTTGCACTGCTTTGGTTGCTGTGATCGCCGACTGGTTCCATAATAATTGCGGCACTATGCCTATCAAATCTCAATTCGACAGTCTGATCAGAGAAGGTTCACTGGAATGGAGAAGACTTTGTATGAATGAAACCTACCGAGAAAGATTTCCCGACAAGCATTTTGATCTAGAAACTGTTTTACAGGCCAAGATTCGGCCTCTGTCTGTCGACACTGGCAAATCTTTTATCGGGTTCTTCCATCCAGAAGAAGCTGAGGAGGGCAAATTCGACTTTCTACACGGTGCTATGTCATTCGATGGAATATGGGTCGAGATTACTCGTGTCGGATTAGATAATTCTAGTGTCAGCGAGCCATATGTTTATGTCGTTAGTTGGAACGACCATTTCTTTATCCTCAAAGTCGAGCTTGACGCTTACTATATCATCGATACCTTAGGGGAGAGGCTATATGAAGGATGCAACCAAGCTTATATTCTCAAATTTGACCGGAATACCAAGATTGTAAAACTCCAGGATAGTTTGCCATCATCGGATGATAAACCTGTCCTAGATCAATCAACAGAGGGAGCTGAGCCTGGGCCGACTAATGGGGCTGTCCTGTCCACGGCGGATGAGCCTACCAAGCATGAAGAGGAGGAAGTGGTTTGTCAAGGGAAGGAGGCTTGCAAGGACTATATAAAAAATTTCTTAGCAGCACTACCACTAAGGGAACTACTTGTAGACCTGAAGAAAGGCCTGGTGACTTCACCCCCACTCCATCGGCTTCAGATCGAGCTCCATTACACGCAAATCCAACCACCACTAGCAGTTGAACCGGTGAATCTCACGACTAACGTAGCACATGAAATGGAAGTAGCCATCACGGAGTGTCATTAG
- the LOC141606437 gene encoding uncharacterized protein LOC141606437 isoform X1, whose translation MVVKMMRWRPWPPQLTTKKYEVKLLLRRLEGWPPSDDGDLDPKLTVEIRWKGPPKLHLIRRRSVQRHSTKQVVVDQLNGAVFNWDQEFSSICSFTSNINDKDNQVSFHPWEISFSLLHDSKTGGKNKVSVIAFASLNLAEYASMTEQKEFDVAVPLTVPGHASDPCPCLHISLSLLEVRTAQDSGDSLHRSIVPLSSSPPQSGDTLPAEKDELSALKAGLRKVKILTEYVSTRRTKKACREEESSEDGDYPFDSDSFEEFGEGEIDEGKEEASVRKSFSYGTLAYANYFGGSFFSSMRVSSQDEDWIYYSQQKSDVECSVREDATGSVSESPLMQTTKRSILPWRKRKLNFRSPKAKGEPLLKKAYAEEGGDDIDFDRRQLSSDESVSLGCLKSDEDSAANRLSVSEFGDDYFAVGSWDQKEIVSRDGHMKLYAEVFFASIDQMSERAAGESACTALVAVIADWFHNNCGTMPIKSQFDSLIREGSLEWRRLCMNETYRERFPDKHFDLETVLQAKIRPLSVDTGKSFIGFFHPEEAEEGKFDFLHGAMSFDGIWVEITRVGLDNSSVSEPYVYVVSWNDHFFILKVELDAYYIIDTLGERLYEGCNQAYILKFDRNTKIVKLQDSLPSSDDKPVLDQSTEGAEPGPTNGAVLSTADEPTKHEEEEVVCQGKEACKDYIKNFLAALPLRELLVDLKKGLVTSPPLHRLQIELHYTQIQPPLAVEPVNLTTNVAHEMEVAITECH comes from the exons ATGGTGGTGAAGATGATGAGGTGGAGGCCGTGGCCCCCACAGTTGACCACCAAGAAGTACGAGGTTAAACTTCTGTTACGCCGTCTGGAGGGGTGGCCACCTTCGGATGATGGAGATCTAGATCCTAAATTAACGGTTGAGATTCGTTGGAAGGGCCCACCTAAACTCCACCTAATTCGACGGAGGTCCGTTCAACGACACTCTACTAAACAGGTTGTTGTTGATCAATTAAACGGCGCCGTTTTTAACTGGGACCAGGAGTTTTCCAGTATTTGTAGTTTTACTTCTAATATTAATGATAAAGATAATCAAGTTTCGTTTCATCCTTGGGAGATCTCCTTTTCTCTTCTTCAT GACTCAAAAACAGGTGGGAAGAACAAGGTTTCTGTCATTGCATTTGCATCACTAAATCTAGCTGAATATGCATCCATGACTGAACAGAAAGAATTTGATGTGGCCGTTCCTCTGACAGTTCCAGGCCATGCTTCCGACCCTTGCCCTTGCTTACAT ATATCTTTGAGCCTGTTGGAAGTTAGAACTGCTCAAGATTCCGGAGATTCGCTTCATCGCTCGATAGTTCCTTTGTCTTCATCTCCACCCCAATCGGGAGATACACTGCCAGCAGAGAAAGACGAACTTTCTGCACTCAAAGCTGGACTAAGAAAAGTTAAAATTCTGACAGAATATGTATCAACCAGAAGAACAAAGAAGGCTTGTCGTGAGGAAGAGAGTAGTGAAGACGGTGATTATCCATTTGATTCGGATTCGTTTGAGGAATTCGGCGAAGGAGAGATCGATGAAGGAAAGGAGGAAGCTAGTGTTAGAAAGTCTTTTAGTTATGGGACTCTGGCTTATGCTAATTATTTTGGAGGTTCATTCTTCTCTAGCATGCGGGTTAGTAGCCAGGATGAAGATTGGATTTACTACAGTCAACAGAAGTCAGACGTTGAGTGCTCAGTCAGAGAAGATGCAACTGGTTCAGTTTCTGAGTCGCCTTTAATGCAAACCACGAAGCGTAGTATCCTTCCTTGGAGAAAGAGGAAGCTAAACTTCAGATCTCCTAAAGCTAAGGGAGAACCATTGCTAAAGAAGGCGTATGCTGAAGAAGGCGGAGATGATATTGACTTTGATAGACGGCAGCTTAGCTCTGATGAATCTGTCTCACTTGGG TGTCTCAAGTCTGATGAAGATTCGGCAGCAAATAGGTTATCAGTGTCAGAATTTGGAGATGATTACTTTGCCGTGGGCAGCTGGGACCAAAAAGAAATCGTTAGCCGTGATGGGCATATGAAACTTTATGCAGAGGTATTCTTTGCTTCAATTGATCAGATGAGTGAGAGGGCAGCCGGTGAAAGTGCTTGCACTGCTTTGGTTGCTGTGATCGCCGACTGGTTCCATAATAATTGCGGCACTATGCCTATCAAATCTCAATTCGACAGTCTGATCAGAGAAGGTTCACTGGAATGGAGAAGACTTTGTATGAATGAAACCTACCGAGAAAGATTTCCCGACAAGCATTTTGATCTAGAAACTGTTTTACAGGCCAAGATTCGGCCTCTGTCTGTCGACACTGGCAAATCTTTTATCGGGTTCTTCCATCCAGAAGAAGCTGAGGAGGGCAAATTCGACTTTCTACACGGTGCTATGTCATTCGATGGAATATGGGTCGAGATTACTCGTGTCGGATTAGATAATTCTAGTGTCAGCGAGCCATATGTTTATGTCGTTAGTTGGAACGACCATTTCTTTATCCTCAAAGTCGAGCTTGACGCTTACTATATCATCGATACCTTAGGGGAGAGGCTATATGAAGGATGCAACCAAGCTTATATTCTCAAATTTGACCGGAATACCAAGATTGTAAAACTCCAGGATAGTTTGCCATCATCGGATGATAAACCTGTCCTAGATCAATCAACAGAGGGAGCTGAGCCTGGGCCGACTAATGGGGCTGTCCTGTCCACGGCGGATGAGCCTACCAAGCATGAAGAGGAGGAAGTGGTTTGTCAAGGGAAGGAGGCTTGCAAGGACTATATAAAAAATTTCTTAGCAGCACTACCACTAAGGGAACTACTTGTAGACCTGAAGAAAGGCCTGGTGACTTCACCCCCACTCCATCGGCTTCAGATCGAGCTCCATTACACGCAAATCCAACCACCACTAGCAGTTGAACCGGTGAATCTCACGACTAACGTAGCACATGAAATGGAAGTAGCCATCACGGAGTGTCATTAG